One genomic segment of Amycolatopsis sp. Hca4 includes these proteins:
- a CDS encoding YafY family protein, translated as MLIAYRSEAGRAWESEVDPWAVVVRHGRWYLLCHSHRAAATRTYRVDRIRTVSRTGHEFEPPEDLDPVAALEENLGTGWEFPTRVVFDAPPAEVAPWIRPPMGRLHPAGDGCVLIGSTGNPAMYAQEWLAAVPFPFHVEGGPELRAAVADVAARFAAALPPQDS; from the coding sequence GTGCTGATCGCCTACCGGAGCGAGGCCGGCCGCGCCTGGGAGTCCGAAGTGGACCCGTGGGCGGTCGTGGTCCGCCACGGTCGGTGGTACCTGCTGTGCCACTCCCACCGGGCGGCCGCCACCCGCACGTACCGGGTGGACCGGATCCGCACGGTGAGCCGGACCGGACACGAGTTCGAGCCGCCCGAGGACCTCGACCCGGTCGCGGCACTGGAGGAGAACCTGGGCACGGGCTGGGAGTTCCCCACCCGCGTCGTGTTCGACGCCCCGCCGGCCGAGGTGGCCCCCTGGATCCGCCCGCCGATGGGCCGGCTGCACCCGGCGGGGGACGGGTGCGTTCTCATCGGCAGCACCGGAAACCCGGCGATGTACGCCCAGGAGTGGCTGGCGGCGGTGCCGTTCCCCTTCCACGTCGAGGGCGGACCGGAGCTGCGCGCCGCGGTCGCGGACGTGGCAGCACGCTTCGCCGCGGCGCTGCCGCCGCAAGACAGCTAG
- a CDS encoding MFS transporter, whose amino-acid sequence MTAPPTLPKFRQQLILAVLMVCSLLIWLDNTVLSITLETLADPVRGLGANPAELQWATGAYTLVFATLMFTAGALGDSFGHRNVLAVGLVVFGAASVWAAYAGGAEQLIAARAAMGVGAALIMPANFAILLWTFTGPGRATAIAISSTSTGVGMAAGPVLAGLLLSHFWWGSVFLVNVPVVVVALAGIVLLVPNFRSPTVRPLDPAGILLSISGLAALTYGLIRAGQVDDWGRWDVWAPIALGLALLAVFVLVELRTREPSFDPRLLAQRMFGGGNASMALLLFSVAAVTFYNAFYMQGALGFSPMKAGLANVPTAVGAVVGAPLGARLVRRWNLRVVAVPSVAVAALTFGAVGFFDLDTPLVWIEVLLLAQGLAVGMVLAPVTGALISSLPLERSGAGSAVTNTARQAGSVIGIAVGGTIMSIAYRSAIEPSVADVPKGLQDSVRVSAEQARHVAGTLDRPDLAEAADHAFIHAMHVGAVWIMVIALVATAVLVYALRPSRKRVEPAEDESRAEATSPAG is encoded by the coding sequence ATGACCGCGCCTCCAACGCTGCCCAAGTTCCGGCAGCAGTTGATTCTTGCCGTTCTCATGGTTTGTTCGCTGCTGATTTGGCTGGACAACACCGTTCTCAGCATCACCCTGGAAACCCTGGCCGACCCGGTCCGCGGGCTGGGCGCGAACCCGGCCGAGCTGCAGTGGGCCACCGGGGCGTACACGCTGGTCTTCGCGACCTTGATGTTCACCGCCGGCGCGCTGGGCGACAGCTTCGGCCACCGGAACGTCCTCGCCGTCGGCCTGGTGGTCTTCGGCGCGGCCTCGGTCTGGGCGGCCTACGCGGGTGGCGCCGAACAGCTGATTGCCGCCCGGGCCGCGATGGGTGTCGGCGCCGCGCTCATCATGCCCGCCAACTTCGCCATCCTGTTGTGGACTTTCACCGGACCGGGACGGGCCACGGCCATCGCGATTTCCTCGACGTCGACCGGGGTCGGAATGGCCGCGGGACCGGTGCTGGCCGGGCTTCTGCTCAGCCATTTCTGGTGGGGTTCGGTGTTCCTCGTCAACGTTCCCGTCGTCGTGGTGGCGCTGGCCGGGATCGTCCTGTTGGTCCCCAATTTCCGCAGCCCCACCGTGCGCCCACTGGACCCGGCCGGGATCCTGCTGTCGATCAGCGGGCTCGCGGCGCTGACCTACGGCCTGATCCGCGCCGGGCAGGTGGACGACTGGGGCCGGTGGGACGTCTGGGCGCCGATCGCCCTCGGGCTCGCCCTGCTGGCCGTCTTCGTGCTCGTCGAGCTGCGGACGCGGGAGCCGAGCTTCGACCCGCGGCTGCTGGCGCAGCGGATGTTCGGCGGCGGCAACGCGTCGATGGCGCTGCTGCTGTTCTCGGTGGCGGCGGTGACGTTCTACAACGCGTTCTACATGCAGGGCGCGCTGGGCTTCTCGCCGATGAAGGCCGGGCTGGCCAACGTGCCGACCGCGGTCGGTGCGGTGGTGGGCGCGCCGCTGGGCGCCCGGCTGGTCCGCCGGTGGAACCTGCGCGTCGTCGCCGTGCCGTCGGTCGCGGTCGCCGCGTTGACCTTCGGCGCGGTCGGCTTCTTCGACCTGGACACCCCGCTCGTCTGGATCGAGGTCCTGCTGCTGGCGCAGGGGCTGGCCGTCGGCATGGTGCTGGCCCCGGTGACCGGGGCGCTGATCAGCAGCCTGCCGCTGGAGCGTTCCGGCGCAGGCTCGGCGGTGACGAACACCGCACGGCAGGCGGGCAGCGTGATCGGCATCGCGGTGGGCGGCACGATCATGTCGATCGCCTACCGCAGCGCGATCGAGCCCTCGGTGGCCGACGTCCCGAAGGGGCTGCAGGACAGCGTCCGGGTTTCCGCGGAGCAGGCCCGGCACGTGGCGGGCACGCTCGACCGGCCGGACCTCGCGGAAGCGGCGGACCACGCGTTCATCCACGCGATGCACGTCGGCGCGGTGTGGATCATGGTCATCGCGCTGGTCGCGACGGCGGTGCTGGTGTACGCGCTGCGGCCGTCCCGGAAGCGGGTGGAACCGGCCGAGGACGAAAGCCGCGCCGAGGCGACCTCCCCCGCGGGCTGA
- a CDS encoding TetR/AcrR family transcriptional regulator, which translates to MPHRDPFGAAEVESRRRAAKPLLSRDAIIEEALRQLTSDDGVMSLRKIAKALDTGPASLYAHVSDLSELQALVLDRALEAVEVGTAEGSWRHRLEELLRSYTGVLMSSPAVALMAVRTTAVGPNALRITEALLELLAEAGVDQANAAWAIDLLTAFATAIAAEHAQGPDPGAPDGPVAQAINRAPAEEYPRVHAARKDIVSGTGEERFAWSIDVLVRGILSRAQS; encoded by the coding sequence GTGCCCCACCGTGATCCCTTCGGCGCCGCCGAGGTCGAAAGCCGTCGCCGCGCGGCGAAACCGCTGCTGAGCCGCGACGCGATCATCGAGGAGGCGCTGCGTCAGCTCACGTCGGACGACGGGGTCATGAGCCTCCGCAAGATCGCGAAGGCCCTCGACACGGGCCCGGCTTCGCTCTACGCGCACGTCTCCGACCTGAGCGAACTGCAGGCGCTCGTCCTGGACCGCGCGCTGGAAGCGGTCGAGGTCGGCACGGCCGAAGGTTCCTGGCGCCACCGGCTCGAGGAACTTCTCCGCTCCTACACCGGAGTCCTGATGAGCAGCCCGGCCGTCGCCCTGATGGCCGTCCGGACCACCGCTGTCGGACCGAACGCGCTGCGCATCACCGAAGCCCTGCTCGAATTGCTGGCCGAAGCCGGTGTGGACCAGGCGAACGCGGCGTGGGCCATCGACCTGCTGACCGCGTTCGCCACCGCGATCGCGGCGGAACACGCCCAAGGCCCGGACCCGGGAGCGCCGGACGGCCCCGTCGCCCAGGCGATCAACCGCGCCCCGGCGGAGGAGTACCCGCGAGTCCACGCCGCACGGAAGGACATCGTGTCCGGCACCGGCGAGGAGAGGTTCGCCTGGTCGATCGACGTCCTCGTCCGCGGGATCCTCTCGCGCGCGCAGTCCTAG
- a CDS encoding alpha/beta fold hydrolase has product MDILLIPGLWLDGAAWTGVADTLRSLGHRPVPLTLPGQADATLDDQVAAVLAAVDAAAGEPVVVGHSAAATLAWLAADARPGKIARVVLVGGFPGVDGKPYADFFELRDGVMPFPGWAPFEGPDSADLDEEAKRTFAAAAIPVPAGVATGTVRLTDERRFEVPVTVVCPEFTPAEVKAWLDAGDLPELARVKNLGLVDIDSGHWPMHTKPAELAHLLAAAAKLG; this is encoded by the coding sequence ATGGACATCCTGCTCATCCCCGGCCTGTGGCTCGACGGCGCCGCCTGGACCGGCGTCGCGGACACGCTCCGGTCGCTCGGCCACCGCCCGGTCCCGCTGACCCTGCCCGGCCAGGCCGACGCCACCCTCGACGACCAGGTGGCGGCCGTGCTCGCCGCCGTGGACGCGGCCGCCGGCGAGCCCGTGGTGGTCGGGCACTCGGCCGCGGCCACCCTGGCGTGGCTGGCCGCGGACGCCCGGCCGGGCAAGATCGCGAGGGTGGTCCTCGTCGGGGGCTTCCCGGGTGTCGACGGGAAGCCGTACGCCGACTTCTTCGAGCTGCGGGACGGCGTCATGCCGTTCCCGGGCTGGGCCCCGTTCGAGGGGCCGGACTCGGCGGACCTGGACGAGGAGGCCAAGCGCACCTTCGCGGCTGCCGCGATCCCCGTTCCGGCGGGGGTGGCCACCGGCACCGTCCGGCTGACCGACGAGCGGCGCTTCGAGGTGCCGGTCACGGTGGTGTGCCCCGAATTCACGCCGGCCGAGGTCAAAGCCTGGCTCGACGCCGGCGACCTTCCCGAGCTGGCACGGGTGAAGAATCTCGGCCTGGTAGACATCGATTCCGGGCACTGGCCGATGCACACGAAGCCGGCCGAGCTCGCCCACCTGCTCGCGGCGGCGGCGAAGCTGGGGTGA
- a CDS encoding RDD family protein, with amino-acid sequence MPTSPSAAPAPPRETFVLRVVRRRDLVRLRRSGPPPGVPLPVTHTDGRDPRYPSPRALRELLGALLEFAVHVGLAVAAAVAVQRTPAATPTAVTLTLIGGFLVVSFADRVLAQRLFAASLGKALLGLRVIRFDTGGGPTLWPLLKQWLFGFAVVFSLFG; translated from the coding sequence GTGCCCACTTCACCGTCCGCCGCACCTGCTCCGCCGCGGGAGACTTTCGTCCTGCGGGTCGTGCGCCGCCGGGATCTCGTCCGGCTGCGGCGGTCCGGGCCGCCTCCGGGCGTGCCCTTGCCGGTGACGCACACCGACGGCCGGGATCCGCGGTACCCGTCGCCGCGTGCCCTCCGCGAGTTGCTCGGGGCCCTGCTGGAGTTCGCCGTCCACGTCGGCTTGGCCGTGGCGGCCGCCGTTGCCGTGCAGCGCACGCCGGCGGCCACCCCGACAGCGGTGACCCTGACGCTGATCGGCGGCTTCTTGGTCGTGTCGTTCGCCGACCGGGTGCTCGCCCAGCGGCTCTTCGCCGCGTCGCTCGGCAAAGCGTTGCTGGGACTGCGCGTGATCCGGTTCGACACCGGTGGTGGACCGACGCTGTGGCCGCTGCTCAAGCAGTGGTTGTTCGGGTTCGCCGTCGTCTTCAGCCTGTTCGGCTGA
- a CDS encoding NAD(P)/FAD-dependent oxidoreductase — translation MSTRIAIVGAGLSGLVCARILQRNGIPVTVYETDATPDARRQGGSLDIHEDTGQVALEEAGLYEEFRARTHVGGEDVRLLDKTGRVHIDRREPAGGNGRPEIDRAELRRLLVESLRPGTIAWGRKVVAARPAEAGHTLEFADGSVTRADLVVGADGAWSRIRPLLTPVKPHYTGITVVELRLADAAAKHPEALAIAGRGTFFALSDHKYIGGHGGDTIAFGCGLRVPENWVTDSGIDWHETESVRAGLVREYAGWAPALTDLIRECDDDAIWPRPIHALPTGLRWERVPGVTLLGDAAHVMSPFAGEGANIALIDGADLARELLGRADVETALARYEAGMFPRAAEAAAASQNGLDMMFVDGGPVRMIRFFEGVGAGSA, via the coding sequence ATGTCCACACGCATCGCCATCGTGGGCGCGGGCCTGAGCGGGCTCGTCTGCGCGCGCATTCTCCAGCGGAACGGAATTCCCGTCACCGTCTACGAAACGGACGCCACACCGGACGCCCGCCGGCAGGGCGGCTCGCTCGACATCCACGAGGACACCGGGCAGGTCGCGCTCGAGGAAGCCGGCCTGTACGAGGAGTTCCGCGCTCGTACGCACGTCGGTGGTGAAGACGTCCGCCTGCTCGACAAGACCGGACGCGTCCACATCGACCGGCGCGAACCGGCGGGCGGCAACGGCCGTCCGGAAATCGACCGGGCCGAACTGCGGCGGCTGCTCGTCGAGTCGCTGCGGCCGGGCACGATCGCCTGGGGCCGCAAGGTCGTCGCCGCACGGCCGGCCGAGGCGGGACACACGCTGGAGTTCGCGGACGGCTCGGTGACCCGTGCCGATCTCGTCGTCGGCGCGGACGGCGCGTGGTCGAGGATCCGGCCGCTGCTGACCCCGGTCAAGCCGCACTACACGGGGATCACGGTGGTCGAACTGCGCCTGGCCGACGCGGCGGCCAAGCACCCCGAGGCACTCGCGATCGCCGGTAGGGGAACCTTCTTCGCGTTGTCGGACCACAAGTACATCGGTGGCCACGGAGGTGACACGATCGCGTTCGGCTGCGGCTTGCGCGTGCCCGAGAACTGGGTCACCGACAGCGGGATCGACTGGCACGAAACGGAATCCGTCCGTGCGGGGCTGGTGCGCGAGTACGCCGGCTGGGCCCCGGCGCTGACCGACCTGATCCGCGAGTGCGACGACGACGCCATCTGGCCCCGGCCCATCCACGCGCTCCCGACCGGCCTGCGCTGGGAGCGGGTCCCCGGCGTGACCCTGCTCGGCGACGCCGCGCACGTCATGTCGCCGTTCGCGGGCGAAGGCGCCAACATCGCCCTGATCGACGGCGCCGACCTGGCCCGCGAGCTCCTCGGTCGCGCCGACGTCGAAACCGCGCTGGCGCGTTACGAGGCCGGGATGTTCCCCCGCGCCGCCGAAGCCGCGGCGGCGTCGCAGAACGGCCTCGACATGATGTTCGTCGACGGCGGCCCGGTGCGGATGATCAGGTTCTTCGAGGGGGTGGGTGCCGGATCGGCGTAG